Proteins encoded by one window of Elephas maximus indicus isolate mEleMax1 chromosome 5, mEleMax1 primary haplotype, whole genome shotgun sequence:
- the LOC126077542 gene encoding LOW QUALITY PROTEIN: alcohol dehydrogenase 1-like (The sequence of the model RefSeq protein was modified relative to this genomic sequence to represent the inferred CDS: inserted 2 bases in 2 codons) gives MDSSGKTITCRAALAWALKSPLSVEEVQADPPKAGEVHIKTTSSGICGTDNHALKGELSVSFPLIPGHEGAGIVESIGEGASSMKPGDKVLTVTFPKCRECDPXLHPVGNFCQKQDVLLSSGLTLDGTSRFTCNGEKIYQSFHTSAFTEYTVVPELAAAKIDDAAPMDKVCIISCEVPTGCEAAAHSAKVTPGSTCVVYGLXGIGSAIVMGCKASGASRIIGVDINEEKFPRAKALGITDYFNPQKLKKPVQEVVVQMTGFGADFAFEAIGLADTMVRGFEA, from the exons ATGGACAGTTCTGGCAAA ACGATTACATGCCGAGCAGCTCTTGCCTGGGCACTAAAGTCTCCCCTTTCAGTTGAGGAAGTGCAAGCTGATCCACCAAAGGCTGGGGAAGTTCATATTAAG ACGACTTCTTCAGGGATCTGTGGTACTGATAACCATGCACTGAAAGGAGAACTCTCAGTGAGCTTTCCTTTAATCCCAGGCCATGAAGGAGCTGGGATTGTGGAGAGTATTGGTGAAGGAGCGAGCTCCATGAAACC AGGAGATAAAGTCCTCACAGTCACTTTTCCAAAGTGTAGAGAATGCGATC GCTTGCACCCCGTGGGCAACTTCTGTCAGAAGCAAGA TGTTCTACTGTCTTCTGGATTAACGCTGGATGGGACGAGCAGATTTACatgcaatggagaaaagatttatcAGTCTTTCCACACAAGCGCATTCACTGAATATACTGTTGTTCCTGAGCTTGCAGCTGCAAAAATTGATGATGCTGCTCCTATGGATAAAGTGTGTATCATAAGCTGTGAGGTCCCTACAGGTTGTGAGGCTGCTGCTCATTCAGCCAAG GTCACCCCTGGTTCTACCTGCGTGGTCTATGGAC GGGGAATTGGTTCAGCCATTGTTATGGGATGCAAGGCTTCTGGTGCTTCTAGGATCATTGGTGTTGACATTAATGAGGAAAAATTTCCCCGGGCAAAAGCCTTAGGGATTACTGATTACTTCAACCCTCAGAAGCTCAAGAAGCCGGTTCAGGAGGTGGTGGTGCAAATGACAGGCTTTGGTGctgactttgcctttgaggcCATTGGACTCGCTGATACTATGGTACGTGGTTTTGAGGCTTAG